actatgggtaattgttataattatcattagttcttaaaattattagaagtcttttttttttttttttgggaatatTAGAAGTCATATTATTAAAATCATGTTACGTTGATTTTCACACATTAGTTTTTCCTGGATTTTCCTTTTATTACAATTGAGTAAATCATTGTTGCTATCTTTAGTTTTCAGAATTATTAAAACTCATGGcattataattattatacttAAGATTTATACATCAATTTTCATTTTGAAGAGTTGAAGAGTTTGGCGTGTTCATTCGCCTGTTCTGATTGTGCTAGTCTCCTAGATAACATATTCAATATCTTGCCGCATAAACAAACATTAAGTGGAAAGTGAACGGAAGCAAAACAAAGAAACTGAAAAATGAAAAGAGTTgctaattgttaaaatataaagCCAACTATTTAAAGGTTTCTTTCAAGAAAAAGTAAGAATGGCAGTAAAAGGGTGAGCAACCAAAATTACCAATTATACATCAATTGAAATTTTCACCTTCCTGGGAGCAAGTACCACATTTTTGTTTCCAGGAAAGGCATTACTAGATATGTCTACGAGGGCCTTGAAACTATACGGTTCATGCATAGATAGCTCTGACAAAACTTTCCTGTTTAGCTGAATGTTCTCCTTCATTAGACCATGCATGAAGTTACCATAGTTAACCTGATAAAAAGTATAATAGGCCAAGGGAAAGCAAAATGTCAGTACTCATCATAAATGTGTTTACAATACCATGAAAGAAGACCTAAGAATTCCTATACATGCACATTCATCAATCTGTAACATACAGGAGGAATAGGTTCAGGAGGAATTCAGTTAGGGATATCTGAAGTGGCAGTTTTGGTCGTCTAATAGCAGTTATTATTATAGCTGGAGTAGTTACAGTAGTTAGCAAGTGGTTGGAATAGTTAGAATTAAATGTAACAGTAGAATGGGCAGTATAAATACAGCTAGAAGGATTGCATAACTAATATTAAATACAGAAACTGTTCTCTCTgttattttctctcttcttctatTCCTTCTTCCCTTTCTTTCTCTATTTCCTCTCTAATTTCTAATCTTTTCTATGATTGAGAATCCTGCTACATGACACAATCACTTTCAGACAAATCCTGACGCCTCCGGTTTCCTttaaaaatttccaatcaatctgCTTTGGAAATTGGGCATAAATCCTCTtaagttttaataatttttaaaatctgaataaTTTGAATTTAGATGGAAATGACATATACTTTCAAGTATAAATTTTAAAGTCAGCATCTAATTCTATTTAATTATTTCAAAAACAACTTAGAATAGAATTATTAGATCTAAATATCCAATCCAATTTCCATCCACTTTTAAGGTGAACAAAACACGtccaaagagaagaagaagaacgaTGATAGGATATAGGATGCCATTAGCTTGTCTTATTGGCTTAGGGATGAATCAGATGATCATTAGCTCATTCCCACAAATTAGACTTGCTAGATGTACAAGGATTTGTTTGATACATGGAATATTTGATTCAAATTTcaaatgtaaaataatttttcCACAATCCATGGACAGAAAATTTTCACTCCATGGCATACAATTTCCATAAGTAAAAGCTATTTCATGGCCACGGAATAGCTATTTCATTCCTGTTACATTCTATTCTGCAAACAAAATGAAGTGTAATGATTATTGTTTCTCCTTGTTAACACCACAAATGAACAGATtcatttaaatttgaaaattgcTTTATAAAGTGTAAAGTGCTGGAGAGATTTGAGTTCCTAAATTTTTCACTCACCTAAACAACaagcatagttattaaaggcgcgcCTCAGGCTTCAAGCTCACCAGGCTCCAAT
The Hevea brasiliensis isolate MT/VB/25A 57/8 chromosome 15, ASM3005281v1, whole genome shotgun sequence genome window above contains:
- the LOC110632262 gene encoding uncharacterized protein LOC110632262; the encoded protein is MNKKEVLKLAKGFRGRAKNCIRIARERVEKALQYSYRDRRNKKRDMRSLWIQRINAGTRQHGVNYGNFMHGLMKENIQLNRKVLSELSMHEPYSFKALVDISSNAFPGNKNVVLAPRKVKISIDV